In a single window of the Deinococcus sp. NW-56 genome:
- a CDS encoding ATP-binding protein — translation MRTPEGGPAPPVNGTLFDGGGEMGARMQAFDWASTPLGSPETWPAPLRTYVRLMLVSQQPMYLGWTHELIALYNDAYRPVLGADKHPGALGCRTADIFGDDGYPSLKPYFDAVLERGESVAFVDLLVPLARHGYLEECYFDVGYTPVHGEIQVEGMLATVNETTERVLGARRTKILAGLTAHLLGATEASQVVAAVMQSTQDHPHDLPFAMLYLPSADGGLALSASAGLNEAQTTLLNTPPEAWTPLGEAQVVPSPPLTVRPWPEPVTRMVRLPLAHPNEVSPLGLLVIGLNPRKHLDDPYRDFLQLLSGQVASALHSARLTETLREQNAELEARTKMLEAFSDLTQDLSVLSDPLGLVRQTQEVVLKLLADGFSQYYEPEGELWVIRSQVGQTNTPELQAQVGAGLAFEATPNLLIPWRSGEAYYQEVYDHAADQLTGSGAYPGATVTLPISVGGQPRGVLGFALLRGRQWSRADRALLETVMGSLNLALERAEQASALRAQKAEAESRNQALEAFAQLSRDLVSETDRYTLIQRAQEIVLKLLPSGYAVYYELEDGLWRMRAQVGDLGHPALQALVEAGLPQDRPTLALPFTTGQPFYQDVYLQGADTPLEVVQHIQAVVTLPLFVQGTPIGIFGIGLFRQRAWTGTDKAVLETTLRSLTLALERAEHIQQLTSQRDTLDVRTQALGDANEELEAFAYSVSHDLRTPVRHIAGFNTLLRTSLGDQLSEKSVRYLAVIDQAAQRMNTLIDAMLDLSRTSRQPLHLRLVDLGTLVTDVQAELAPEVWTPHSTWRIAPLPLVMGDQDLLRQVLANLLSNALKYTRKNSQAVIEVWAEERPDAWAICVRDNGVGFDPRYADKLFGVFQRLHRADEFEGTGVGLANVRRIVTRHGGTVFAQGTLGGGATFGFTLPRRA, via the coding sequence ATGCGCACCCCGGAAGGCGGCCCTGCACCCCCCGTGAACGGGACGCTCTTCGACGGTGGGGGCGAGATGGGTGCCCGGATGCAGGCGTTCGACTGGGCCAGCACCCCGCTTGGGTCACCCGAAACCTGGCCTGCACCGCTGCGGACCTACGTCAGGCTGATGCTCGTTTCCCAGCAACCCATGTATCTCGGCTGGACCCACGAGCTGATCGCCCTGTACAACGACGCCTATCGCCCGGTCCTGGGGGCTGACAAGCATCCAGGAGCGCTGGGGTGCCGGACCGCCGACATCTTCGGGGATGACGGCTACCCCAGCCTCAAGCCCTACTTCGACGCCGTGCTGGAGCGTGGCGAGAGCGTCGCCTTCGTGGATCTTCTGGTCCCCCTGGCTCGCCACGGCTACCTGGAAGAGTGCTACTTCGACGTCGGTTATACCCCGGTCCACGGCGAGATCCAGGTCGAAGGAATGCTCGCCACGGTCAACGAGACCACCGAGCGGGTCCTCGGGGCGCGCCGCACCAAGATCCTCGCGGGCCTCACGGCTCATCTCCTGGGCGCAACGGAAGCGTCCCAGGTCGTCGCAGCAGTGATGCAGAGCACGCAGGACCACCCCCATGACCTGCCCTTCGCCATGCTGTACCTGCCGAGTGCCGATGGTGGTTTGGCCCTGTCGGCCTCGGCGGGGCTGAATGAGGCGCAGACCACGCTGCTGAACACGCCCCCCGAAGCCTGGACGCCGTTGGGGGAGGCCCAGGTGGTGCCCAGTCCTCCCCTCACCGTCCGGCCCTGGCCGGAACCCGTAACCCGGATGGTCCGGCTCCCGCTCGCCCATCCGAATGAGGTCTCTCCCCTGGGTCTGCTGGTGATTGGCCTCAATCCCCGCAAACACCTTGACGACCCCTACCGAGATTTCCTCCAGCTTCTCAGCGGTCAGGTGGCGAGCGCCCTGCACAGCGCCCGGCTCACCGAAACCCTACGGGAGCAGAATGCCGAACTCGAGGCGCGCACGAAGATGCTCGAGGCGTTCAGTGACCTGACCCAGGACCTGAGCGTGCTGAGCGACCCCCTGGGGCTGGTTCGTCAGACGCAGGAGGTGGTGCTGAAGCTGCTTGCGGACGGCTTCTCGCAGTATTACGAGCCTGAAGGTGAGCTGTGGGTCATCCGGTCGCAGGTGGGCCAGACCAACACCCCCGAACTCCAGGCCCAGGTGGGCGCGGGCCTGGCCTTTGAGGCGACCCCGAATCTGCTGATTCCGTGGCGCAGCGGGGAGGCCTACTACCAGGAGGTCTACGACCACGCCGCCGACCAGCTCACGGGCAGTGGAGCGTACCCGGGGGCCACGGTGACCCTGCCCATCTCAGTGGGGGGGCAACCGCGTGGGGTGCTGGGCTTCGCTCTCCTTCGCGGGCGGCAGTGGTCGCGTGCCGACCGGGCACTCCTTGAAACGGTGATGGGCAGCTTGAATCTCGCCCTGGAACGCGCCGAACAGGCCAGCGCCCTGCGGGCACAGAAGGCCGAGGCCGAAAGCCGCAATCAGGCCCTGGAAGCTTTCGCGCAGCTGTCGCGCGATCTGGTCTCCGAAACGGACCGGTACACCCTGATTCAGCGTGCCCAGGAAATTGTGCTCAAGTTGCTGCCGTCCGGGTACGCCGTGTACTACGAACTCGAAGACGGCCTGTGGCGGATGAGAGCGCAGGTAGGCGATCTGGGCCACCCGGCGCTGCAAGCCCTGGTCGAGGCGGGCCTGCCGCAAGACCGCCCCACCTTGGCTCTCCCATTCACGACGGGGCAGCCGTTCTACCAGGACGTGTACCTGCAAGGCGCGGATACCCCGCTGGAGGTGGTGCAGCATATTCAGGCGGTCGTGACACTGCCCCTGTTCGTCCAGGGAACACCCATCGGCATCTTTGGGATTGGTCTGTTTCGTCAGCGGGCCTGGACCGGGACCGACAAGGCGGTGCTGGAGACGACGCTGCGGAGCCTAACCCTGGCGCTGGAGCGGGCTGAGCATATTCAGCAGTTGACCTCGCAACGGGATACGCTGGACGTCCGCACCCAGGCATTGGGTGACGCCAATGAGGAACTTGAAGCCTTTGCGTACAGCGTGTCGCACGACCTGCGGACCCCCGTGCGGCACATCGCGGGGTTCAACACCCTGTTGCGGACCTCATTGGGGGATCAGCTCAGCGAGAAGTCGGTCCGCTACCTCGCGGTGATTGATCAGGCGGCACAGCGCATGAATACCCTGATTGACGCGATGCTCGACCTGTCCCGCACCTCACGGCAACCCTTGCATCTCAGGCTGGTGGATCTGGGCACCCTGGTGACGGATGTCCAGGCGGAACTGGCACCGGAGGTATGGACGCCGCATAGCACCTGGAGAATTGCCCCGTTGCCGCTGGTGATGGGGGATCAGGACCTGTTGCGGCAGGTCCTGGCGAATCTGCTGTCCAACGCACTGAAGTACACCCGCAAGAACAGTCAGGCCGTGATTGAAGTCTGGGCGGAGGAACGTCCAGACGCCTGGGCCATCTGTGTGCGGGACAATGGGGTGGGCTTCGACCCGCGCTACGCGGACAAGCTGTTCGGGGTGTTCCAGCGCCTGCACCGCGCCGACGAGTTCGAGGGGACCGGCGTGGGCCTGGCCAACGTCCGGCGGATCGTCACCCGGCATGGCGGCACGGTGTTCGCGCAGGGCACGCTGGGAGGTGGGGCGACCTTCGGGTTCACGCTGCCCCGGAGAGCCTGA
- a CDS encoding alpha/beta hydrolase, which yields MKLPLVSSMPRPLTLILLLFGMIGTVVLSVGWYFADALVWAPPVRRRIPATRVLGLQGDQQAPDLDARTAQAQAPRLTLTRNPATTRPGVLGLEWDGPAGRQAFAQLGPVLAQTRRTVTRAVQWQEAALAVGQEVRPSTVGLGTPASRGLKYQDVLVPAEHGPMPAWLVPGGPDGEVAGTDWVIVTHGYKGLRQDALRILPAFARLGLSSLTITYRNAHGAPRTPQGVYRLSAEEWEDLEAAVRFAQVQGARRLLLMGFSMGGGITLAFLRYSALAPLISGVVLDSPPLEWRSLIRHFARRYYMRPFARLVEQLTVLKSGQDFDAVDHLSVMDRFQTPMLLFHGSADRTVPVAHVERFAHARPDIVEYHRVEGAEHVRPWNMDPERYEQALTRFVQRVLAD from the coding sequence GTGAAGCTGCCCCTCGTCTCGTCTATGCCGCGTCCCCTGACCCTGATCCTGCTGCTGTTCGGCATGATCGGCACTGTCGTCCTGAGCGTGGGGTGGTATTTCGCGGACGCGCTGGTCTGGGCACCCCCGGTCCGCAGACGGATTCCGGCTACCCGTGTTCTGGGACTCCAGGGCGATCAACAAGCCCCGGACCTCGACGCCCGGACTGCACAGGCGCAAGCTCCCCGGCTGACCCTGACCCGCAACCCGGCCACCACCCGGCCCGGCGTGCTGGGGCTGGAATGGGACGGCCCGGCAGGCCGACAGGCCTTTGCCCAGCTCGGCCCGGTGCTGGCGCAGACCCGCCGCACCGTCACCCGCGCGGTGCAGTGGCAGGAAGCGGCGCTGGCGGTGGGCCAGGAGGTCCGCCCCAGCACGGTGGGGCTGGGCACGCCCGCGTCGCGGGGCCTCAAGTACCAGGACGTTCTGGTGCCCGCCGAACACGGCCCGATGCCCGCCTGGCTGGTGCCGGGCGGCCCTGATGGAGAAGTGGCGGGCACCGACTGGGTGATCGTGACCCACGGCTACAAGGGGCTGCGGCAAGACGCCCTGCGTATCCTGCCCGCTTTTGCCCGGCTGGGCCTGTCCAGCCTGACCATCACCTACCGCAACGCCCACGGCGCGCCCAGGACGCCCCAGGGAGTCTACCGGCTCAGCGCCGAGGAATGGGAGGACCTGGAAGCCGCCGTGCGCTTTGCCCAGGTCCAGGGCGCGCGGCGGTTGCTGCTGATGGGGTTCAGCATGGGAGGCGGCATCACCCTGGCCTTCTTGCGGTACAGCGCGTTGGCCCCCTTGATCTCCGGGGTGGTGCTGGATTCCCCGCCGCTGGAGTGGCGTTCGCTGATCCGTCACTTCGCCCGGCGGTATTACATGCGGCCCTTCGCGCGCTTGGTCGAGCAGCTGACGGTCCTCAAAAGTGGACAGGACTTCGACGCGGTCGATCACCTGAGCGTGATGGACCGCTTCCAGACGCCCATGCTGCTCTTTCACGGCAGCGCGGACCGGACCGTGCCGGTGGCGCATGTGGAGCGCTTCGCCCACGCCCGGCCGGACATCGTGGAGTATCACCGGGTGGAGGGGGCCGAACACGTCCGGCCCTGGAACATGGACCCCGAGAGGTACGAGCAGGCCTTGACCCGCTTCGTTCAGCGGGTGCTGGCGGACTAG
- a CDS encoding recombinase family protein, protein MHIGYARVSKAQDQDTAAQLRALKDAEVARVFTEHASGGRWDRPELHKMLDQLREGDVVVVWKLDRLSRSLKDLLHLMEKIEAAGAGFRSLTEAIDTTTPAGRMMMQMVGAFAEFERAMIRERTKAGLEQARLEGRTGGRRRKLTARQEQEIRESVGSGRHTAAQCARLFGVHPSTVSRLLQRET, encoded by the coding sequence ATGCACATCGGTTACGCCCGTGTCAGCAAAGCCCAGGATCAGGACACCGCCGCGCAGCTCCGCGCGCTCAAGGACGCCGAGGTGGCGCGCGTGTTTACCGAACACGCCTCCGGTGGCCGCTGGGATCGCCCAGAACTCCACAAGATGCTCGACCAGCTCCGCGAAGGGGACGTGGTGGTCGTCTGGAAGCTGGACCGGCTCAGCCGCAGCCTGAAAGACCTGCTCCACCTGATGGAAAAGATCGAGGCCGCTGGGGCAGGCTTCCGCAGCCTCACCGAGGCCATCGACACCACCACGCCCGCGGGCCGGATGATGATGCAGATGGTCGGGGCCTTCGCCGAGTTCGAGCGGGCCATGATCCGGGAACGCACCAAAGCGGGCCTCGAACAGGCCCGCCTCGAAGGGCGCACCGGTGGGCGCAGGCGCAAACTGACCGCGAGGCAGGAGCAGGAAATCCGTGAGTCGGTGGGGTCCGGGCGGCACACGGCGGCGCAGTGCGCCCGCCTGTTCGGCGTGCATCCCAGCACCGTCAGCCGCCTGTTACAACGAGAGACCTGA
- a CDS encoding Tn3 family transposase, which produces MPVEFLTDEQAARYGRYQGDPTPEQLTQFFFLSEADLRLVTERRRPENELGFAVQLGTLRFLGTFLQNPLDTPSVVVTHLAQQLRVEPGEFRKYAVRAATRHSHRQAIIAALDYRDFDGFQAFRLTRWIYAQLALSASRPSVLFDLATARLIEQRIVLPGVTVLARLIARVRERFTARTFEGLSQRLNPAQKAALGALLVLPENDWQTPLERLRTPPTHISTSALYQAIHRIEQIRAVGVGTVDLSDVPESRQAVLVRHALTVRAQLIERLGEDRRLATLLVFVQHLERTATDDVLDMFGSVMNDLALRGEANRRRERLRSLQDLDQAALLLREAVAVLLDPDVPPEQVRSLAFERLGEASLRAATLTVQELASPDDDPAPEALSGAYATVRRFLRSFLLTVPLSGTAGAKPLLDALGFLKRMDEPGGGKPKWTAAPRDFVTKPWERRVFPQKDEVDHQAYTLCALDRLGQALKRREVFVERSERHGDPRAELLQGTAWEDVRDDVCRALNRSLEVRGELDMWRLELDSAYREVEQHLAQNQSLTLTVQDGQPQLRLTAPEVLDDPPSLTKLRAQVAARLPVIDLAELLMEVHAFTGLADAFTHVADGKSRVSDLPLSVCAVLLAQACNIGLKAVARPDVPALTLSRLSWVGQNYVRADTITAANARLVNAQDDLPLARAWGGGEVASADGLRFVVPVRTIHAGWNSKYFGAQRGVTYYNFTSDQFTGFHGIVIPGTLRDSLYILAGLLEQQTRLNPREIMADTHGYSDVVFGLFALLGYKFSPRLADLPDQRFWRLDREADYGALNDLGRHTLNERLIAAHWEDMLRLAGSLKLGKVGATSVMRTLQRGGSLSSLGRAVAELGRIEKTLYLLNYVHDKAYRARILRQLNRGEQRHSVARVVFHGHKGELRQRYREGMEDQLGALGLVVNAIVLWNTRYLDVALTELRQAGEPVLEEDVARLTPLLHEHVNMLGKYDFTLPEEIAQGQLRRLRDPNTLEAYLEQIEL; this is translated from the coding sequence ATGCCCGTCGAATTCCTGACCGATGAGCAGGCGGCACGCTATGGGCGCTACCAGGGTGATCCCACGCCTGAACAGCTCACCCAGTTCTTCTTCCTGAGCGAAGCGGACTTGCGCCTCGTCACCGAGCGCCGACGCCCCGAGAATGAACTCGGGTTCGCGGTGCAACTCGGCACGCTGCGGTTTCTGGGCACTTTCCTGCAAAACCCCTTGGACACGCCCTCGGTGGTCGTGACGCACCTCGCCCAGCAGTTGCGGGTCGAGCCGGGCGAGTTCAGGAAGTATGCGGTTCGCGCCGCGACCCGCCACAGTCACCGTCAGGCCATCATCGCGGCGCTGGATTACCGCGACTTCGACGGCTTCCAGGCCTTCCGCCTGACCCGCTGGATCTACGCCCAGCTCGCGCTGAGCGCCAGCCGCCCAAGTGTCCTCTTCGATCTGGCGACTGCCCGCCTGATCGAGCAGCGCATCGTGCTGCCCGGAGTCACGGTGCTGGCCCGCCTGATCGCCCGGGTCCGCGAGCGGTTCACCGCTCGCACTTTCGAGGGACTCAGCCAGCGCCTCAATCCGGCCCAGAAAGCCGCGCTGGGCGCCCTGCTGGTCTTGCCGGAAAACGACTGGCAGACGCCGCTGGAAAGGCTGCGAACCCCGCCGACGCACATCAGCACGTCGGCGCTCTATCAGGCCATTCACCGCATTGAGCAGATTCGGGCCGTCGGCGTCGGCACCGTTGACCTGAGTGACGTGCCGGAGTCCCGGCAGGCGGTCCTGGTACGCCACGCCCTGACCGTGCGGGCACAACTGATCGAGCGACTGGGGGAGGATCGCCGCCTGGCGACCCTCCTGGTCTTCGTGCAACATCTGGAGCGTACGGCCACCGATGACGTGCTGGATATGTTCGGCAGCGTTATGAACGACCTGGCCCTGCGGGGCGAGGCCAACCGCAGGCGGGAACGCCTGCGTTCCCTGCAAGACCTCGACCAGGCCGCGTTGCTGCTCCGGGAAGCGGTGGCGGTGCTCCTCGACCCGGACGTTCCACCGGAGCAGGTGCGCTCACTGGCCTTCGAGCGTCTCGGGGAAGCTTCCTTGCGGGCGGCCACCCTGACCGTACAGGAACTCGCCAGCCCGGACGACGATCCGGCTCCGGAGGCCCTGAGCGGTGCCTACGCCACGGTGCGGCGCTTCCTGCGGAGTTTCCTGCTCACCGTGCCGCTCAGCGGCACGGCAGGCGCTAAACCCCTGCTGGACGCCCTGGGCTTCCTGAAGCGCATGGACGAACCGGGAGGCGGCAAGCCGAAGTGGACGGCCGCCCCCAGGGACTTCGTCACCAAACCGTGGGAACGCCGGGTCTTTCCGCAAAAGGACGAGGTGGACCACCAGGCATACACGCTCTGTGCCCTCGACCGCTTGGGGCAGGCTCTGAAACGCCGGGAAGTCTTCGTGGAGCGCAGCGAACGCCACGGTGACCCCAGGGCAGAACTCTTGCAGGGCACCGCCTGGGAAGACGTGCGGGACGACGTCTGCCGCGCGCTGAACCGCTCACTGGAGGTGCGTGGGGAACTGGACATGTGGCGGCTGGAGCTGGACAGTGCCTACCGCGAGGTGGAGCAGCACCTTGCCCAGAACCAGTCGCTGACGCTCACAGTGCAGGACGGTCAACCTCAACTGAGGTTGACCGCACCAGAAGTGCTGGACGACCCACCGAGCCTCACAAAGCTGCGGGCGCAGGTCGCGGCGCGGTTACCCGTGATCGACTTGGCCGAGTTGCTGATGGAAGTCCACGCCTTCACCGGACTGGCCGACGCATTCACCCATGTCGCCGACGGTAAATCCCGGGTGAGCGACCTGCCGCTGAGCGTCTGCGCCGTCCTGCTCGCTCAGGCCTGTAACATCGGCCTGAAAGCCGTGGCGAGGCCGGACGTTCCGGCCCTGACCCTGTCCAGGCTGTCGTGGGTGGGGCAGAACTACGTGCGGGCTGACACGATCACCGCCGCGAATGCACGGCTGGTGAACGCGCAGGATGACCTGCCCCTCGCGCGGGCGTGGGGCGGCGGGGAGGTGGCCTCCGCCGACGGACTGCGGTTCGTCGTCCCGGTTCGCACCATTCACGCCGGTTGGAACAGCAAGTATTTCGGTGCCCAGCGCGGCGTGACCTACTACAACTTCACCAGTGACCAGTTCACGGGCTTTCACGGGATCGTGATTCCGGGGACGCTGCGCGACTCGCTGTACATCCTGGCGGGCCTGCTGGAACAGCAGACCCGCCTCAATCCCAGGGAGATCATGGCCGACACTCACGGCTACAGTGACGTGGTGTTCGGCTTGTTCGCCCTGCTGGGGTACAAATTCAGCCCGAGGCTGGCCGACCTCCCGGATCAGCGCTTCTGGCGACTTGACCGGGAAGCGGATTACGGAGCGCTGAATGACCTGGGCCGCCACACTCTGAATGAGCGGCTGATCGCCGCTCACTGGGAGGACATGCTCAGGCTCGCTGGGTCACTGAAGCTCGGCAAGGTGGGGGCGACCAGCGTGATGCGGACGTTACAACGTGGGGGAAGCCTGTCCAGCCTGGGCCGCGCCGTGGCCGAACTGGGGAGAATAGAGAAGACCCTGTACCTGCTGAACTATGTCCATGACAAGGCGTACCGGGCGCGCATCCTACGGCAGCTCAACCGCGGCGAGCAGCGCCACAGCGTGGCGCGAGTGGTCTTCCACGGACACAAGGGGGAACTCCGCCAGCGGTACCGGGAAGGCATGGAGGATCAACTGGGTGCCCTCGGCCTGGTCGTGAATGCCATCGTGCTCTGGAACACCCGCTACCTGGATGTGGCCCTGACGGAGCTGCGACAGGCTGGCGAACCCGTGCTGGAGGAGGATGTGGCCCGCCTGACGCCCCTGCTGCACGAGCATGTGAACATGCTCGGGAAATACGATTTTACCCTGCCGGAAGAGATTGCCCAGGGCCAGCTCCGACGCCTGCGTGATCCGAACACCCTGGAGGCTTACCTGGAACAGATCGAGTTGTGA